The Gallus gallus isolate bGalGal1 chromosome 6, bGalGal1.mat.broiler.GRCg7b, whole genome shotgun sequence genomic interval CCCCATGGGGCATGTGGATGAAGTCTGGCCAAACCTTTATGTGGGAGACCTGTAAGAGAGGGAAGGGTTGAAGGTGCTGATGAAACTCTTAGtccccaccccctccctgcCTAAATCATCCActctttttaaagagagaaacaCTTTTGTAAACACTTCAATCATCCcgtcagaaaaaaaaaaagcctgtatgACTTTCTAACAAACTGCACCAGCAGCTGCATGTTTTATGCTGCACCATAATGCAGAAGGAGGACgaaaaacacttttcttcctccaggTACATTGCTCGtgacaaagcacagctgagcagaATGGGCATCTCCCACGTTGTGAATGCTGCTGCAGGGCGCTTCCACATCGACACTGGGCCCAAGTTCTACAAAGACCTTCTTGTGGATTACTATGGAGTAGAAGCAGAGGACAGCCCAAACTTCGATCTCAGCATTTACTTCTACCCAGTTGCTCGATACATAAGAGCCGCACTGAATTCCCCAAGAGGTAACCATACTATCTGTGCGTATGACATACCTTCAGCACGCTTCTTGGTGCTGCTTGACCAAGTTGGGCGAGTTAACAAGTAGTGCTCAGCATAAAATAACCACTTGCAGGTGGGGGTAAGAACcctaaaacaagcaaacacaaacCAAGCAGTGTCATGCCTGCCTCCCAGACTCCCACAGCAAGTCTTGCGAAGTTGATGACGCTAGTTGTAAAGAGAAAATATGTAGCTTGTTACTGAAATCACTACCCCATACGGGGAAGAATAGAAATAAAGTCACACTGCTCTGGTAGTTTATTTCTAGTCCTCTAGTACTGCTCTCATACTCTTCTTTTAGAGATGCCTGCTCAGGAATAAATTAGTTCTGCCAGAATTCCTCCCAAGTTctatggggatttggggtaggAAGCCCAGGCTGCGCTTTGAAGTAGAGCACTTCATCAGACCCAGAGCATAGGAATGTGGGCACAGCTGAGAGCCACTCAGTCACTCTGAGctgccccagggcagcagctgccactgcctctgtgctgtCCTACAGGACACACTGCTCACCACAGCCTGATAACAGCTCCTGGTACAGCCTTGCCCTGCGCCATGCAAGTCCTCTAAGGCTGGAGGGCAGGCTGTCATATGGGTGGGTTTCGCAttgatttgtttgcttgtttcaaaAACTGCATATTGGTGTAAGCTTCTGACAGCTTATGTGTTATGTCTTTGTATTTGCACACGAAGATAGAAAATGCTAAAATACAGTTgaacagatgttttttttcagtgaagatAAAACAGGGAAGAGTGCACTGAATGAGCTTTCAGAGGGGTTTTTCATGTGTCTCATGCTATTCAACATCTCTATCAGAAAAAGACAACAGATTAGCAGGCATTTACTACCCACATATGGATGTCCTGAGCTCTGGGAGGAGATGCATACACATGATCTTGCCAAATTActgattcattttaaaataaaagctggaaCTGGGTAAAAATATTGTAATGCTAACGATCTGCAGAATTCCTATGAGCACAAAAGAGGGAAGAACATGCTAGGAAGCAAATTAGTAGAAGCGTGCCCCTAAGCAACAGCACCAGTCAGGAGATAACACCACACTGTTGCTAGGAAGTAACCTGCAGATAGGAAGATAAGTGGAAAAATCCTTGGGCTTGCTCAACACTGTCCAGGTACAGTGCCAGAGGCCTGAAGCTGGTGGGAACCGTGAACGTAAAGGACAAGTCTTCACAGTAGCAAGTCACCTCTGTACCACAAAAATGCAGCTGCCCACTGAAAAGTGATTTATTAAGAGAACAGTTAGTTATGCACACAGCAGGCTATTTTGATGAAATACCAATGAGTGCCCTATAATATTAACCACCCAGCTTGGTGAGTGAGTAGATCTGATCTACACATCTAGAGACCTACGTTGTACAAACTGGGAAAGGAAGACATGGTAACAGAACCGAGTGCTATGCTAGACACAGGAGTTTACTGCTGCTTGGAGGCCACAATCCATCCCAATAGAAAGCATTTGCCTTTGTGAAATTGAGGGCTTTTAGATTTCAAAACCACTAATGTACTTGGGAAACTTGGATCTGCACCCATGCCTATTACAGCATATACTATTTACAAGTGAAGTCATTATTGGTGGTGCTCCAGGGAAAAGTAAGATCCAAAATCTCTTCATTTGTGTGcaaaatgagataaaaaaaaaaattccaaatggactgacaaaagacagaaaacaacagatgaATCATGGTGgccacaaaagcaaacaaaagcagtgTTCTGCATACCCAAATGCTAGAAGTTATCAGAACAAGTTAGTGCTCAAGGCAAACACAATGAACTCATCATCTCTGGAGTGCCTATTTATCCCTACTCCTGCATTTTTAGATACTGCTCTACTGAACTCCATATGGAAGCAGGGTTCTGGGAATAGAGACAAGGTGAAATTCAATCATCTACAGTCCAGCTGTTGCTGACATTCATCATTTCAAGGAAAGCGCAACAGTTTGGAAAATATATAAACAAGATGTTCTAAAAGCATAATTTCCTGAGGTACAGAAATTTAGCAGCTAAATACCCATGACCTGTGAAGGGATGAGACAGGGAGAGGATTGTTATTCACATcatttagaagaagaaaaaaaagctgcatttattGTAAGCAGCGATGCTGAACAAAAAATTATGCCAGGTGACAACGGCCTGTTCATATGCAGT includes:
- the DUSP13 gene encoding dual specificity protein phosphatase 13 isoform X2, whose amino-acid sequence is MARDSLCGRDLLRPTIRRASSISRAGQRGDTPPLEELQRLLWTRAPPMGHVDEVWPNLYVGDLYIARDKAQLSRMGISHVVNAAAGRFHIDTGPKFYKDLLVDYYGVEAEDSPNFDLSIYFYPVARYIRAALNSPRGGGKNPKTSKHKPSSVMPASQTPTASLAKLMTLVVKRKYVACY